A stretch of DNA from Vidua chalybeata isolate OUT-0048 chromosome 3, bVidCha1 merged haplotype, whole genome shotgun sequence:
cactagagctgaaatcactccacaagtgctcgctaaagtagccagcggctcggagctagccgaggggcccaggcaggctgcacctcatcagcacagtgctatccgggacagCTACAGCGtctgctgccccgggggccagacggacccctgGGACTCCAGGCTGCGATACACTTTcattttcagcagcacagtgaTGAATACAAAAGGCTACTCTGCTTTAGTGCAGAAAAGATGGGATCACATGTGCATGAAGTATCTGAAGAGTCTGAAcctgctcagcctgcagcagatCACAGCAACTGCCTTTCCAAATGCCCAGATGTATTTTTTTGCCAATTTATCACTCAGAAACACATTCCTGCACTGGCATAACAAAAGGACTCATCTCCCCTTTGTTCCAGATGAAAACAAGGATACTCTTCCAATTCTTCTTGGCGACACAGCCAAGAGAGCAGAATAGTTATCAAAGCACTGCATTATAGCTGTGTTCAGCTATCTCATAGCTCATTATTTCTGTAGAGTGAGGGATGGAATGACCCTGGAACAAGGAAGGACACATTATCACTTGGCTATCTGTTGTCCTATTCAGATTAAATGGATAGACAGACACTGCATTGATTGTCTTTGCTCTGGTACCTTCCCCTGAGGCTTGGGTGTAATTGTGACGTACTGAGCTCAGCGAGGCTCTCAGTGTGACCATGGGTAGGCCACTGGCACCAGGCATCTGAGTCTGGTTGAAAGACAAGCAGGATTTCCACCCAGGAGAAGGCAAGTTAAGTTGCAGCATGGGGAGTTGGGCTCCTTGCCCTTGAAGgttgctgccctgcctgctgacTGCCTCCCTGTATCCTGTTCTGCTCCCTCTAACCTGCACTCCACATTCCCCTCACTTGCTGgtccctgctgccttctcctgaCAGCACATTCCCACATTTTGAGGTGCATGTAGAGAAGTGGAGGACCTCTCCCTGCCGTGCATGTCCTAGGTAGCATGTGCACACCACATTGCTTGTCTGGCATGGTCAGCGAAGCCCTTCATAGACAGACCACACATCAGCTTGGCTCAGCCAAACCCTGTGCTTCTTCAGATCATGTAAAAAGTGAGGAATAATGAGAAATAGCTCCTGGTGCTGGAGAATGAACCTTTGGCACCAGCCGACGACTTGGCTATCCACACGTTGCCTTCTTTGCTTTCCCGCCGCCTGTTGTAAGCTGCCAGGAACACTTCCCGCTCGTCTGTCCTTGAGTTGTTTATGAGATGGTGAATTCCATTCTGTGCTGGAGCCACGGGGGTCTTCAAGTTTGTTGGGTAAATAACGTATGACTCAGGGAACCACGTGCAGGACTCTGATAGCTCAGGGCTTGTCTTGATTAGCCTGGGTGAAGAGAGACAGGCTGTTAATCTCTGGGGTGTCCCTACCTGCATAGGGCTtattaaataaggaaaaatcaTCATTAACTGGGCTCTTTTGCTTGATGATGAACGGCAGCTTACAGATAGTCTGTGCTAAATTATCCTGTTTTCCTTAAACCCTTGAAATTAGGATTTTCCTAAAAATATCATGGCAACCCCAACCCACAGCAAAGCACTACTCTGAACCAGAACCTGCATGCTTTCATTAAACATTTTACTGACACAGCCGAGAAGTTTCCACGTAACTAAAGCTGGTGGTGCATTCCCTGCATCATCTCTGCACAAGGGAACTGCGGAGGTATTTTTGCTgacacagctcagggcaggaaGGATGCTGCAatcacagctggaaaaagaaaagccagagcAGTAATGCTCTCTGTGCTGGTGCTTAGCCCttgatcccattcccactgAGATCGGATcaggtgtcccagctgtgtATGAAGGCCACTGGGAAGCCACAGAAAGCAAGGGCACAGTTACATGTTTCACATCCCAAGGTGTCTGGGATGCCTCGGGCACATCTCCCCTACCAGTAATGTctggaaacagcagcaaattcCTGTTAGCAGAGCTCAggaattcctgttttctttcaaagtcaAGGGAGCTGCCTGCCTCTCCAAATGCCTATGCTTTGCTTAAAGCCAAAAGTAGAGTTCATGAGGTGCTGACTCTCTGTTGGGATAGCAGTGAGTCAGTGGCACTCTAGGTAACAGGCTAAAGAGAAATCTCCATCTGAGGAGTGCTCTAAGTGCTCGTTTAAAAATACTCTGCCACTTTCtgacaaacaccatcaccagtgCCAGGAAAGTAACTGGGAAGAGGCTCTttgcagaggaaggagaggccTTGGATCAGCACACACAGTCTGCAGGACTGCATTAGTGAGAGGTAGCACAGACTGTAATGGGCAATCAGATTGCTAAAGGAGACCAAGACCTCTGACATAAAGATGCTCTAGTGGAAGCAGAGTTTGCACAGGGACAGGGTTATTTACCATGAAAGTTCATCCACATTTCCCCAGGAGACCCTTGCATGGCAGGTCATGCAGAAATAACTCCCAGAACTCTTCCTGGAGATGTCTGCAAGCATTTGTTTGACCAACAAATCTGATTAGCTAAAGGCACATTAGTGTCTCTTCTCTGTATGAAACAGAGAATAAAAGGAGAAGGTTTTAATTAAATGTCTACAAGGAAAAAGAGCAGATAcgtttgggtttctttttccttttgatttggCTCTAATCTGATTCAATACACTCTATGGTTTCAAGTAGATACAACTCAGTGGAAATGGCATTTCCCCTGAGGTTACAGAGAGGCCTTTGTGCACACAAACAGCTCTAGAGACCAGCCCAGGAGTCTGAAGACAGCACATGCCAGGACACTCCCAGGGCAGTTGTTGTGTGAAATATCCTCCAAACAGGTTCAACACTCAACAAGGGTTAGAAGAGAAGCTTCTGCCAAGCCCATCTAACATTTCAGTGAATTTCTTACTTCACCAGAGATGCTTTGCGGCACAGCTTGTCTGCTCCCCTGTAGTAATTCACCAGCTGCACAAGTCCAGGTTCATGGCCTAAGAAGGGGAAACAGAGGTCAGACAAACTCCTCAatgaataaaggaaaaacagctgcTTGGTGCAAAGGACCTGTgcagtaggaaaaaagaaatggaggCCGTTTCCTTGCCCTGCATTACAGAAACAGGTTGTAAACTGGTACTGGTTCCTGTGGTTTCTTTCATTTAGTTACAAAAAACCATGCAGTTACCCACTTGTTTTTCATCTGACACATCCAtcttgcaaaggaaaataattttttcctagttCACATTGGGAACTGGCAGGTGTTCTCCATCTGCTGGTGGAAGCTTTTAAGAACCAAGATTTCAGTTACTCTTAAATACAAGTGGAGGATGCAGGAAAACACACCCTGATACAAAGATCACAGCTTAGCAAAGggccttttttctttgtcatgTACAGCAGGATTCCCTCTTGGGCCTGATACCACAAAACACTGGGAAACATCGAAAGACATGGAGTCTTCCTTCTCTCTAGCAGTTTGCAACAAGACCTGTTGGATACCTGAGGTGAGAAGGAACCTCTGGGAGTCTCTGCTCCAACCTCCTGTTCAAAGTCTGAGTATCTCTAAAGACAGATACTGACTTTTCTAAGTCCTTGTCCCAGTGTTTGGCTGCCAACCTGTGTCCCCTTGACTATAGTGGTGGTCCTTCCGATAGTAACTCCAGATGTTTAAGTCTTCCTTGCACTGGAAAATCCCAAACTGGCCCCAGTATCCAGCTGTGGCCTCAGCATTGACAAAGACAGTGCTAAGCAGATCAGTACCTCCTTACCAACACTCCAACCACAGCCTGCCTGCCTTCACCTTTTCACAGGACAGAAACACTTGTGCTCAGCTGGAAGCTCTCTGGGAGGGACCAGAATCCTGAAAAACGATTCAGGGTTTTACTTATCCTCCTTTACTACACCTTCTTGGTGTttgcctgggaaaaaaaggccTGGAGCAAACATGACCTTAAACACCAGGCAGCTGCAAGATCACAGGGAGTGAATATCTATTTTCAGCCTGAAAGTCACTTCCCTGCCCTGGGTCACTTGTATTCACAAATCTTTAAATACAAGGTAGCTGAAAACCATCGTGCAGAAAAGATCTGTAACTTCAGGCACTTCAAGGTGCAGCCAGCAAGGCAggttttttcactgaaaagaaaataataaaacccctcaaattttcttctgtttctagTTTATTCTGGGGAGCTGCATCCTCACTGGGCTCCTGAGCACTGCCATGGAGCAGTGGGCTACAACATAGAGTTGGGTGGCCAGCAAAGAGGGACCACAAGGCAGGAGGGGAAACTTCTGGGGCATGTTGCGAGGTCTGTAGCATGCATTTAATGGGATTAAGAAGCTGCCAAGGCACTCACCAAAGCGGCAAGCCTCTCCTGGCCAGCAGGGCATAGAGCCCAGCATCCCCTGCTACATGAGGCCTCTGCAGGTTCTTCCTCCTTACCATCCCCTCAGCACAAACTGCTTTTCTGCTAGATGAGGACACAGCTTAAGGGTACAATTCCCCAGGAATTAGGTTATCAATGAGAGCTACAGAGgtccctgcagctgggcagaaGCAGTGGTGCATGCTGAGAGGCCCCACTCCTCTCCATGATCCAGTTTAGGCCCTGAGTAATGCAAATCCTTACAGTTCCCCGAATTAATGTCTGCTCCCACCGAGTAGAGCCCTTAGGAAAACCAAGCCAGTTTTGATGTAACAGTTGCTCAGGAAGACAAACCAAAGAAGATAGAGCTTTTTGGAAAACGCACCAAAATAACTGTGTTATTTTTGGTCTGAATCTACTGATTTCAGGCAACCAGTTCCTGCTACAGGAGGATGGTTTAAAGATGCCAGTGCCAAAGCATGGCCCCTCTCCATAGGTTATAGATATGTCTTGGCTCCCTCCTCCTTGTTGCCCCCCTGAGAAATGGTTTGAGTTTTTGGGCATCCCATGGCAACACATGCTGAATGGCTCAGGGAAGCCCTTCCATCACCCCAGGACACTTTTAGAGGATGGAAGGGGTTAGTTAGAGATGGCCACAAGCCCACCATAGCTGGATGTGCTGTGCATGCCCACTCTCAAGGAGCTGCACTTGTTCTGCAATGAGGCCTGATGCTCACAGGTCCTCCATGCTGGGCAGGTTAAAGCACAGGTCTGCTTACTGACAGCACGTGTGAGCATCCTCACTGCCTGAGCCtctccctgtgtttccctgccCGCTGCAGACACCCTGACACCAGGAGGTGACCGGATGCCATTGTCATGTGATGGGGACTTTCCACTCACAAATGTGGAGGAGACAAGGGAGAGGTGCTGGAACTGGTGACTTGCAAGTTGTTTAGAGCAGTCAGAGATGGGTCTCCACTGCAAGAAAGGGGCCGCAAAGCCATCCtgcaccagagctgctggagtgagggGGCTCTGCCTGTTCTGATGTTTCTGCAGCCAGAAGCAGTGCTGCAAaatcacctaagaaagaaacCAGGGCCAAGATGACAGTGCAGCCCCGCTCCCTGCCACGCCCTGTAATACTGCCAGTGCCTGGCTTGGCTCTCCTGCTTGTGGGcactctccctccctgctcctgggctctgcaCCATCCAGCGGGGCAGAGGGCCAGGGCGGCTGTGCCATGGGACAGCAGCGAGCACGGCAGGCAGGGGACAAGCCTacacagggcagctcccagagctctgcatggtgacagggtgacagtgGGGGTCAGGCAGCAGGGGAAAAGGTGGTGGGGCAGGGGTTGCAGGGGGCcctacacacacagagcctcTGGAATTACCCacaccctgctccaggcagggacAGTGCCGTCACCCTCACCAAGCCCTGCAGTGGCACATCCCCACCAGCCTCAGCTCTGGAGTGAAGGTTTGAACGTGACTCGCTTAGACCCGTTCTGCCTCCTGTCTTAAGCAGCAGAAACAACCCCCATACCACGTAAGCTCTGCACcgcagtgtccctgcccagcaccaggcagaggATGACACTGGAACCACAAAGGCACGCTGCTTGTCCGAATCCCCCCGCAGTGGTGCAAGCGGCCCCAAGGGCACAGCTGCAAGGCAAGGAAGGCAGTCCTGGGCTGCACCCGGAGCGGGGGACGGGATCCTGAGGTCTGCCGCATGTCACAGGAGGGTCTCCGGGTGATCTTGTGTCACTcccccgtccccccccccccccccccccccttcttaCTGCTTCACCACAGCACAGGCCTCAACTGagggggtgttttggggggtcccggtgaAATCACTCTCCGGGAGCTCGGGAAGAGGACCCTTCGAGCCCTGGTTGGCGTCAGCAGGGCCCGTAGAGAGCCCTGCCGGGGGCCGGCTGCACGGAGACCCCGCGATACCTGAGTTTCGTCTGGGCGCCAGAGGCCGGGGCGGCCGCCGAGCCGCGGGGACAGGGAGCCGCGGGAACAGCGACAGGGAGGagagcggggccggcgggcaCCGCCTCCCGAGCCGCGGGGCTCTGCCGGGGCGtgccccggccgtgcccgcaAGGGTGGCAGGAGGCTGCGGCGACCCGCGAGGACGCTGCCCTGCGGCGAAGGATACCGGGGACGGGAGGGCACGGCCACGGACCGAAGGGGACCAGGGAGCGCCGGGCCCTGCCgccggcgggcgggcgcggggagAACCCTTACCCAGCCTGCCGAAGGGAAGCCGGTTCCTCTCGCCCAGCATCAGGTTGAAGCGGGGGTTGTCCCTGCGGAGGCGCCGCCACTGCCcgctggccagcagcagccggCTCACCTCGGTGTACACGCTGCTGCCCTCGTCCCGCACCACGAAGGTGTACatggcggcggggcgggggggaaggGGCTCCCCGCCCTACCCCCGGCGGCTCATGGGGCCCCGCCgcagcccaggcagggccctgcgcggccgccgccgcccggcccggctccgcatggccggggccgccgcccccgcgcaCCGCCCGAGAGCCTGCCCAGGCGGGGACTGACCCGGAACCAGAACCGCCCTCCTGCTCCCGATCCTGCTCCCGATccggctcctgctcctgctcctccccgTCCCGTTACGCCCTGCAGCCGCCGGGGGCGGAGCCATGCGCCCGCTGAGGGCCGGGCCAGCCTGTCCCCGGTGTGACACCGGCCGGGGTCTGTCACaggccccgccgctccccggtGTGACACCGGCCAGGGTGTTCCCTGTCACCCAGCACAGGCTTGGTGCCTGCAAGCTCCGCGCCCCTCCAGTGCTCAAGGCCCCTGGGGGATGCTCACCCCCAGCCGTGGGTGTCGGTGCTGTGCACGAGTCCCGAGGttgcagctcagctctgagccAGAAGATCTCCTCCTTCCTAACCCATTTGACTCTTCCAATCACCTCTTATCTTCTCCTACGTTACTACCTAATTTGACCTTTCTGGTTATGGAAAGGTCTTGTTTGTAACCATCACTTCTGTCTTCCtcacaaaaaaacctgcagcagaCCAAAGATGTCTCACAAATTCAAAGCCTAGAAATCAGATTTCCTCCCCAACACAGATCAGGTTTGTCTTAACAAACCTATCAATAATTAAAACTCTGAAGTTTTGAGTTGGTTAATGTCCTGTTTTTCCTACAGACACTGTATGAGTAATGACATCAGCATTGCATACTCTAGCTGGTTGCTATAAATCATGATATATTTCcaagaaataaagaacattttgctGAAGGAAACACAGATAGGTCATGACCTGCacattgccttttctttttttaacagcacAAGGTAAGGTGTTAAGTGAttcatggatggatggaaaaaattaagttaaaaaataGCTGCTGTCAtagcagctaaaaaaaaattatccaggCAGCTTATTTCTACTAGGAGGTGCTCTTGGACCTGGGATTGGATGTGCCTCTGCATCTGTTTTCAGACTCATCCTCAATATGTGTTCTCTTCACAGTGTTGTGTGTGGTTTAGCTTAAATCACCTCACAGTCTATGGAATCACAGAGCACCTGGGACTCAGATcctgaagccattccctcttccCAGTTTGGGTATGTGCTGTTTATCAGGATTCCAAAATTATAAGTAATTCCAACTGATAGATAATTTGGTGGCTCATCTCTGTTGTTTGCATAATCAAGTGCGAGAGGCAAAGATATTCCCTAAAGTTAAGATCAATGTGTTAGACCAATAAGCAGAATGAAGTCCAATAATGGACTACTCAATATTCCATGCAAAGTTTTCTGTAGCAAGGTAGATTttgagtttggggtttgggattttttgttgttgttgttgttgttgtcattgttgtctgtttgttttgttttgggttttttgtttggtttggttttggttttgttttcctacagCTTAAAGTATAATTCTTGCATACACACAAGATTTAAATGCAaaacctttcttcttctttgtgtATGTAGGAAAAATGCTTCCAGTTAACCCATTCTCAGTGGGACTTCTGCAAgtgctttttttctggctttgagCCTCAGTGTGAAAACTGTCCAGatcttttttaaatacaagaaaTATTTGTAGCTAAGTTTATGGTTTAAAATAAACCATAAATTACCACCCAGTTGGATTTATTAGAGCTTATTTGGGTTTGCATGATTCACATTTGGTATTTTTCTCATTGCATTGTTTCTTGAGGTGCATGAACCAATGGACTGTAGTTTCTGGAAGGCTGTGCACAGTTCTGAAATGTTTATGTCCAACAAGGCCAAAGACTGGAAAAGCTTAGCACAAGGTGCCTTTATTTCCACACCCTGTTAGACCTGAGCATCTttgctgctggccacaccacAGAGTGGGTTAACTCCTGCCAGCTGGTGTCCTGATCTGCCTCCTTCCTCCAGGGTCCTCAGTTCCACTTCCCTTGGAAGTGAGATCGGTGGGCAGCAAAGGCTCTTTCCCTGGCATGTCAGAGCACAGCTCAGTTTGTGTAGTCCTTCACGGTGGCTGTCCCATGGGGTTCCTCACTTCAGGAGAGCCTGCAGTGGCATGCCCTCAGGAGCGGTGGCTTCTGGTGGCACTTTTACTCTGGAAGGCAAAAAATCATCTTTGGGCTGATGGACAGAAAAGCGGGAAGGCCAACAGCCCCACTGGGTTGTCCCTTCTTCCCCTGCCACCCACAGATGGGAAattgcaggcagcagagagggatgTCCCCTCTCCCCATCAGAATCCACGTGCAGGGTGCAGGGCAGGATGGAGGTGACTCACTGTGGCTTCTCGATGTCCTCGATGCCCTCAGGAAGGCGCACGTTGAGCGTCTCCGGGAGCAGAAAGGCCACAGCGCCGCTGCACACCGCGACACCGCAGTAGGTCACCTCGGGCAGGGACCGCCACACCTCGTCCAGCAGGAACACCAGCGGGGCCAGGGCCCCTCCCAGGCGTGCCATGAAGGAGGTGTAGCCCATCCCATTCTGCCTGGAAAGGTGCAGACCACCATGGGAAAGATAGGGCTACTTGTGTCATGTCAGACTTATGCCCTCTTCCCTGCAATTTTATCTAAGTGCTGAGGCATTTTTCCCCCGGCTTTTCCCtctgccatttttttcttttctttcttcatatcTTCCTAAAATCATCATATTTCCCAGAGATCAACTGTAGCTACTGTGAGAAATAGATTTATGTCTATTGtgagaaagaagctgaaattcCACACTAAGAATACCTTCTCTAAAGCTGTTTCCACTTTAAATGTCTAAAATCCTGACAGCATTTTCTAATAGTAAGACTAGTGAGTTTTCCAACCTGCTTAGAGCAAACCTAAgctcctccttctcccaggTACTTCAGATGGCATACACTAGAGATACCTGTGAGCATTTTTGGTCCAAGGAATGAGACCTTGGAGAGGAGACCAGAAATAAGACCTAATTTTGAGGGGATAGATAGCATTTCGTCTCATGACAAGGATCCCAGGACCTGCTTGTGCATATATAGAACAAGTACTGCAGAAGGAATCAACAATTTTGTCTTTGTCAATGTGTTTGAGCATGAAAGATACAAATTGATCTGGGATAAGAAGTAGCAGATCAGTGTGACCACTTTGGTTTAAATGTGAATCATTCCCTGCACACAACAGATCCTTGAAAGCTAAAGGACTAAATGGCAGAGGAGGGTACTCTGTACAGGAAGGGACAGAAGTGAAGTAAGCCACAAGGCCTGCTGTGATTCATGAGGGTTTTTTCAGACTTGCACAAAGAAGTCAGTGAGGTGATTCCCTCCACCAGACTCAGCTATATCCCCACCTGTGCAAATGCTAAATCTAGTGTTATGTTACCATTACCCAGGTATGTCAAATAAGCTCTTTGTTTCCTCCTGAAAGGCTGGTTATTCCCTGCTTTAATATCATCCAATGTCTAAAAGACTCTCAAATGTGTGATAGTATGTGTCCCTTGTAAAACTTGATATTTCAAGTTATTGTTTTCAGGTCCTTTTAACAGTTCCTGACAGATTATGACAGGGAATGAAGACTTTACTAAGCACAGGTGCTTTATGGAGTGCAAAGATCTTCCCACACAGAATACTCCTCACCTTTCCATTCATCTTCCTGTCAGCACAACCAAACCACTCAGGTGAAAAAAGGGGTGGCTTTCTGCCTCTCTCTTGTGAGAATCCCTATATATAGAATCCCTATATAGAATCCCTAGAACCTGCTAGTTCCAGAGGCAAGGGGCCAGTGCTGCAGTGTAGTCACCAGCACATCCTACTGTGCTGACGGCCAAGGCCCAAGGGCAGCACCGCAGCCaggccctggggctgtgctcaggtgggtgGCGTGTCTTACCTCAGAATGGTGGGGTAGAGCTCCGAGGTGTACAGGAAGACGGTGGTGAAGGCAGCTTCTGAGAAACCTTTGCCCACAATGGCCACTACTGAACGTAGGGAGGTGAAGGCTGGGGGAAAGAACAGGCATTTATGACAATGAGCTGCCTCTAGGAAGAAACTTACAGGTATAAGAAGGGAGAAAGTTCAGTCCTCCCACACACAAAACAAGGAGCTTCatggccctggagctgctgtcacCAAAGGCTGTGTTTGTAGGTTTAGTATGTATTAGCCCAAGTGAGAGCTGAACTGATGACAGGATAGGTCCTGACAGTTCCCATTGGACAAAGTCTATAATTGAAATAGGCACTGTGCATTGCCATTGCTGGACCCTTTAGCAGTCACTTGACAGTGACTGGAAACAATCTGCTGTGACCAATATTAGGGTTAGCCCGCATTAGTGACCTTGTCTCATGGACACCCTTCATGTGGAGGATTTCTCTACACAGAATTGCCTGTGGACAAATCCACAGCTCTCCTTCTCCAGCACTGCACAAAATGGACTCCTTCCCCTTTAGCAGAAGAGCCTCTCACACTTGGGAATGACGATGTTGGCTCCTATGCAGGCTCCGGCCAGGATGAGTGTCCACGCCTGGCTCTGCCGCCGGCCAACTCGGTTCACCAGCACGTACATGACTATCTTGGCTGGAATCTCAATGATGCCGAAGACAAACTGGGAGAAGTAGATGCTGAGCCCAAAGCCAGTCAGGTTCATGCTCATGCCGTAATAAGAGAAGGCAACACCAAACCTGCAAGGAACGGGTGGAGATGGGACTGAGGGAAATCCCTCTGGGAACTGCAGGATGAattctcccctctcctctgtgAAGTGACACTGCTTACCACACCACACCAGAACACAGAGAGATCTTCCTCAGGACCGGGGTCCTGAACAAGCTGATGCAGGAGTAACTCCCTCCCATGTTTTTGTCTGTTGCCATCCTTGTGAGGGCCTggcagagatggaaagaaaaaagtatctCAGCTGCTGTACTGTTAGGATGCGGACCCCAGACAGGCTGGGGACTTTGCCCTTCCCAGCTTCAGATCCACCTTGGATTTTCCATACATTCCCTTTGCAGAACGATTCTCTGAACATACATTTTCAGAGGCATGCCTTCCTACAACTTTACACATTGCCTACTATTTTAgacctctttttcttctcatggtttcttcttccctctCACCTACATGCCCCATGTAGCAGAGAGGTCTGTAGAGAAATGGCAGATGGAAAAGTCAGTGTTGGCCAGTTCCACCCTCTTTCCCATGTGGCTGCCTGCTGTTGTATGAAAAGCTAGCAATGAGCTTCATGCTTTGTTATTAGGAGTGCATTCATTTAAAGAGTAATTATTTATCCATCTacttatataaatatagaatGCCTAAAAGTCAGGCACTGAGAAGAAGTTCTCCTTCACTGCGTGTGAAGAAGAAGAGACTACTTGTCCAAAAAGCTTTTTGGCAGTTGATTGAGAAGTAAGTACCAGCAGAGTTAATGAGTTCTACTCACTGTGTATTTACTCCAGTGTCCAGTCCACTGAGGCCTCTTGCCAAGGCAAAAACGTGTAGAAAGACACTCCATCTAATGGACAGAATTTCTGGCCTTAtgggagctgagctggtgcTTCATCTTTAGTAATGAATTTCTGCTTTCTAGAGAAAAATGCCCACAGTGCCCTATAGAATATGCTGCAGGCTAAGCATTGCTCCAGGTATCAAACAAGTAAAACAGAGAGAGACAAAGTGGGGAAAGAAGAACATGTCTGGCTCTCCAGTTCCTTACCTCCGGTGAGACAGCAAAGTCTTTCCTTCCATTCATTCTTGCACATGTGAGCAGGTGCCTGTGGGCTTGCTTCACTTTGCCCTTGGCTATGAGCCACCGGGCAGACTCTGGGACCCACCTGCAGGTGCAAGGAGAGGAG
This window harbors:
- the SLC22A7 gene encoding solute carrier family 22 member 7, producing the protein MKFEDLLVETGGFGRFQILILAILCLPRINLPMHFLLHNFLAATPSHHCAIPHQEAFVNLTMEEVLLISIPRKPDGTFSSCEMFSQPQFHLLLNSSLQPENKSIIQHCQHGWVYDRSQFTSTISTQWDLVCEHRGLNQATATFFFIGVTMGAVVFGYLSDRFGRKTMLQLSLVCSLVFGMLSAASVSYTMLAITRTLTGVALSGLSLIVLPLGMEWVDVQHRTFTGILISIFWSIGNMLLALAAYLVREWHWLLVAVTGPCLLSIVCLWWVPESARWLIAKGKVKQAHRHLLTCARMNGRKDFAVSPEALTRMATDKNMGGSYSCISLFRTPVLRKISLCSGVVWFGVAFSYYGMSMNLTGFGLSIYFSQFVFGIIEIPAKIVMYVLVNRVGRRQSQAWTLILAGACIGANIVIPKSFTSLRSVVAIVGKGFSEAAFTTVFLYTSELYPTILRQNGMGYTSFMARLGGALAPLVFLLDEVWRSLPEVTYCGVAVCSGAVAFLLPETLNVRLPEGIEDIEKPQVKVPPEATAPEGMPLQALLK